The nucleotide sequence TAAAGAGCTAATATAAACAGCAACGTCGAGAGTCTATTCAGGTATTTTTCATGAATCTGCTTGGCTCTGTTAGTCTTCAATAACCTTACTATACTTCGTTCTGCCCTCCTACAGATAGCCCTTGAGAGATGAAGAGATGATGAGGCAATATGACCACCAGGAAGAACAAAGTTCTTTATAGGCTCTAAGGTTTTGGAGTACTCTTCAATTAATTTTTCCACATGTTTCACTTTTTCCTCGTCAAAGTTCATCTCAAATCCAGCGATTTCAGATGAAAGCTCAAAGATATCAAACTGTACAGCCTCCAATACTTCTTTAATATCTGGATATAAACTTATAACAACTCCTAAAGAGGAGTTCAATTCGTCTAAATCACCCAAAGCCACAACTAAGTCCTCGTCTTTCCATACTTCGCCCCCTGAAGGTAGTCTAGTTTTACCACTATCACCACTCCCAGTATACCACATAATAATTAGATTTACTGTGATAGACTTTATATCATTTGCCTTCCAACCTAAAGCTAACCCTTCTGAGGCAATTTCATAAAACAAAGGAAAAAATTAAACTTAACTTTCCAGGACTTTTGATTTTCTTAGTGTACTAAATCTTCTTATTTCTCTCGAGGACTAGTAGCACAATCAAAGGAATTAATGAAATAATTGATGCTATCGCCTCAATGGTCAAAGCCGAAATACCGGTCTGCGAGCCATTATTCAATGGAGCAGAGGTAAAGGTCACTAAGTTCTGTCCCTGGTATGTGCTAACATTTGCATATGTAAACACTTTTGAATTTAGAAGAGAAAGGTTGTATACTTCAGTATTTATCAGAACTATAGATGAGTTTATAGCCGTGAGATTCTTCACTACTGAATTCATAAGAACAACGTGCTCGTTCTTAAAGAATGCATTTTCTATGTATAGACCTACAGCGTTAGTACCATTAAAGAATTTCACATAAACGTAGGGCATCACCGTCAACTCCAGTCCACTGGAACTCGGAAAAGCCTCTAATGTGGAGTAGTCAACCGAAGTATTCACAGGGACTACACTCCCATCAGCAGATATACCAACTATATATACATACCATAAACCTGATATCAAGTTATATGGAAGACCTGAACTCTGGGATGGAATTGTGAAATCACCTATCCAGTAGCTCCCGTTAAAATGAAGAGGTACAATGTAGTATATACCAGAAGAGGGGTTACCAATAGAGTATGATGGTGTAAGTATAGCAGAAAATGATCCTAGAGTTACCTTCGAATCGTTTATGCTATTCTGTATTAAAGCTCTTACTTGTATTGTCTCGTTTTCAAAAGCCACACTATTAACATAACTTAAGACGCTCAGTCCGTTATTGCTAACATATATTTGTGTATAACCAACTCCAAATGAGCTATAACTCCCGTTACTATACTTGGCTATAGCCTCTACAGTATAATATCCAGATGAGAGGTTTAGAGGAACTTGTATTTTACTGATATAGTAGGAAGAGGATGATATTGGAACTGCATTAACATTAGTGCTGTAATAGGTTAATCCGTTCTTAATGAAATTAACAGTTATGTTAGGATACCCTAAGCCTAATTCATAAATATATAATGTTAAACTTCCCCCAACATATGCACTGATAGGCTCAGCCAATGTGTTTGGCAATAATATTGGAATTACGTAAAATCCCAACACAAACTCGTCTAGCCCAATAGCATTATTTACAGTAAGAACCCAGACTCCTCCAAAATTATTAAAACTTGAGAAGTTGAGGTATCCTTCCAGTAAGTTTTCCGTTGCATTAACCCTTATACCTAATTGTGAAGTATTGACAATTTTCTGATTTACTAAATTAATTGTAAAAGCCTTTGCCAAGTGTCCGGTAAGTTGATTTTCATTATAAACTTCTAGGGAAAAGCCCCTTGCAGATGAAATTGGTGTTCCGTTAGGATATGTTATCAGTGCTATCACAGGAATGTTTCCAGGAATTGGATAAACTGCAACTAATGGGAATAGAAATATAGCCTGATATCCATATATTACATACGAGAACCCATAAAGACCATTGTAGCTTGCTACAATCTCGTATATCCCAGATCTGGTATAATTGAAATATCCAACATAATAGCTACCGTTATAAGATAACGTAATGGATGAGACAATGTTAGTTCCATTAAATACGTTGGCATATATGTCTAAAGGCATCTGTTGCCCACTAACTCCTGTTAACTGAGCTATAACCTTGACTTTTTCTCCTGGGACTGCAGTGAAATTCTGTAAACCTAGAGCTAAAGATGACTTTGGTATACTAATTAATTTAATGAAATATCCTGCGTTTATGTAGCCTAAACCTGTTACCAGATTGTAAGAGGAGTTTGCAGTATATCCGCCATTATAACCAAAACTAATCTTTCCTAGTGCTGGAGTGTTAGATATATTGTATATTAGTGGATTTATGAACCCTAGCCGACCTTTTACTTGAACAGTTAGTGCTAGGATACCAGATACTATCGGAGATGCCACAGACGTACCGCCTACAATTACAGTTTCATTGTTTACATAAACGACCTTAACTCCAGTATAGGGATCAGCTAAAGCTGCTACATCAGGGACTTTTCTAAAGCCTGATAATGACTGATAATATGGTGATGGAAACAGTGAGCTGTATCCGCCTGTACTACTACCTAAAATACTTTGTCCACTCCATGCTGTCTGATAGGTTTGGTTATAAGAGGCAAACAGACTAGTTCCGCCTACAGCTAACACATAGGGAATTGACGCTGGAACCAACTGGGATCCCATAGGACTAAGATAGAAGTTATATCCTGTAGCTCCAGCATCTCCACTTGAAGCCACAAAGGTTATCCCTAAAGCCTCACCCAACCAGTATTCATACATTATCGACTGTAGATATGAAAGAGGAAGCTCACCTGTTAGAAAGTAAATTTCAGGTATCCCAAAACTTTGAGAGAGAACTGCAACTTGATTATCTTGAACTATATTGGCTAAAATTTCAGGAAGGGCTAGGTTAGAATTTGCAACATATAGCACAATCCCTGCACTGGGAGCTATGGAATGGGCGTACTCAACATCTAATGAGGCTTCCAGTGCCCAGCCTGATTGTATACCATCATTAGGGTTATAGGGACCTATAGGAACAATATCCAAAAATGGAGGAGAGGTTATATTGTATAACTGGTCAAAAGTACTAAGTTCTTGTTGTATGTAAGGATTACCGTCAAAGACTAGGATTCCTATATTTACTCCTTTTCCTGTTATACCATTATCCAGTAAATATGAAACATTATACGCTGTTCTAATATCATTTGGCGTACTAATGGAGTAGCCCTGTAGTTGCTCTTGGGTCAGATTTATCATATTCATGGGTTTTTCAACAAGCGTATTTGTTATATTACTAGATATTACTAAACCGGGTATGCCACTTCCCGAGAGAAAATAGTAGACCGTTTTGCCTAGGAATCTTGTAATGATATATTGACCTTTAAACAGTTTCTCAACTAGATAGGGAGATGCTTGAAAAGATATGACATTGAGAGTTACGTTGGGCTGTATCCCGTTGTCCTTAAGTAGATCTACCAACTGCGAGATCTTGTTAGACGGTATAAATAGTGAATATAACTCATCTTCGTTCAGGACTTTATGTTGCTGTATATAAATTTGTAATAATTCAAGGTTTTTAGGTGGGACGACTATACTGACACTAACATAACTAGGTAAAGCGTTAGTCGTTTGACTATAGTTGGTAGGATAACCTAAGTATAAGCCCAAACCTGACGATAAGATAATCAATAAAACTAGGAAATAGGATATCATTGATGTGTTGTAAAAACGTAGTTATATAAACTTTATCGAGTTTTCTTCACACATACTTTGAGACTGAAAAATAAGGGATTAGTCATGATAAACTACATCTAAAAGATTAAAAGGATATGCGTTGAACTATTGGTCATGTTGTACAAAGAACCTCAAGATGGGGAGCCAATAAAGTTTGAAAAGGGAAAATGGGTAGTACCAAATAAACCAATAATTCTATATATAGAGGGAGACGGAATAGGACCTGAAATTACTAATTCAGCTATCAGAGTAGTGAATAAGGCTGTAGAGAAAGCTTATAAAAGTTCTAGAGAGATCAAATGGTTAGAAGTGTATGCAGGAGAGAAAGCAAACAAGATTACGGGAGATAGATTCCCGAAAGAGACACAGGACATGCTATTAAAGTACAGGGTTGTATTAAAGGGACCTTTAGAAACTCCCATAGGAAAAGGATGGAAATCCATAAATGTTGCAATAAGATTGATGCTTGACCTCTACGCAAACATAAGACCAGTTAAGTATATTGAAGGGCTTGAAAGCCCACTTAAACATCCAGAAAAAGTGGATATGATTATATTTAGGGAAAATACAGACGACCTTTACAGGGGCATAGAATTTCCCTATGATAGCGAAGAGGCAAAGAAAATAAGAAAATTCCTTAGAGAGGAATTAAAGGTCGATATTGAAGATGATACAGGAATAGGACTAAAGGTTATGAGTAAGTTTAAAACCCAGAGAATTACCAGGCTTGCATTAAACTACGCTCTTCAGAACTCGAGAAAGAAAGTCACTGTAATGCATAAAGGAAATGTAATGAAATATACCGAAGGATCCTTCAGGGAATGGGCATATGAAGTAGCACTAAATGAATACAGAGATAAGATTGTGACTGAGGAGGAAATTAACCGGGGGGTTAATTCGGAAGGAAAGGTTATACTTAATGATAGGATAGCGGATAACATGCTTCAACAAATAATCATTAGACCTGATGAGTACGATATAATACTTGCCCCTAACGTAAATGGTGATTACATATCAGATGCTGCTGGAGCATTAATCGGAAACATAGGAATGCTAGGAGGTGCCAACATTGGAGATACAGGAGGAATGTTTGAAGCTATACATGGTACAGCGCCAAAATATGCAGGCAAGAATGTGGCAAATCCTACAGGAATAATAAAATCATGTGAATTAATGTTATACTTTATGGGATGGAGTGAAGCAGCTAGACTAATAGAGAAAGCTATTAATGAATCCATTAAACAAAAGAAAGTCACCCAGGATATAGCGAGATACCTAGGTATCACACCTCTAGGAACAAAGGA is from Sulfolobus acidocaldarius DSM 639 and encodes:
- a CDS encoding S53 family peptidase — its product is MISYFLVLLIILSSGLGLYLGYPTNYSQTTNALPSYVSVSIVVPPKNLELLQIYIQQHKVLNEDELYSLFIPSNKISQLVDLLKDNGIQPNVTLNVISFQASPYLVEKLFKGQYIITRFLGKTVYYFLSGSGIPGLVISSNITNTLVEKPMNMINLTQEQLQGYSISTPNDIRTAYNVSYLLDNGITGKGVNIGILVFDGNPYIQQELSTFDQLYNITSPPFLDIVPIGPYNPNDGIQSGWALEASLDVEYAHSIAPSAGIVLYVANSNLALPEILANIVQDNQVAVLSQSFGIPEIYFLTGELPLSYLQSIMYEYWLGEALGITFVASSGDAGATGYNFYLSPMGSQLVPASIPYVLAVGGTSLFASYNQTYQTAWSGQSILGSSTGGYSSLFPSPYYQSLSGFRKVPDVAALADPYTGVKVVYVNNETVIVGGTSVASPIVSGILALTVQVKGRLGFINPLIYNISNTPALGKISFGYNGGYTANSSYNLVTGLGYINAGYFIKLISIPKSSLALGLQNFTAVPGEKVKVIAQLTGVSGQQMPLDIYANVFNGTNIVSSITLSYNGSYYVGYFNYTRSGIYEIVASYNGLYGFSYVIYGYQAIFLFPLVAVYPIPGNIPVIALITYPNGTPISSARGFSLEVYNENQLTGHLAKAFTINLVNQKIVNTSQLGIRVNATENLLEGYLNFSSFNNFGGVWVLTVNNAIGLDEFVLGFYVIPILLPNTLAEPISAYVGGSLTLYIYELGLGYPNITVNFIKNGLTYYSTNVNAVPISSSSYYISKIQVPLNLSSGYYTVEAIAKYSNGSYSSFGVGYTQIYVSNNGLSVLSYVNSVAFENETIQVRALIQNSINDSKVTLGSFSAILTPSYSIGNPSSGIYYIVPLHFNGSYWIGDFTIPSQSSGLPYNLISGLWYVYIVGISADGSVVPVNTSVDYSTLEAFPSSSGLELTVMPYVYVKFFNGTNAVGLYIENAFFKNEHVVLMNSVVKNLTAINSSIVLINTEVYNLSLLNSKVFTYANVSTYQGQNLVTFTSAPLNNGSQTGISALTIEAIASIISLIPLIVLLVLERNKKI
- a CDS encoding NADP-dependent isocitrate dehydrogenase; translated protein: MYKEPQDGEPIKFEKGKWVVPNKPIILYIEGDGIGPEITNSAIRVVNKAVEKAYKSSREIKWLEVYAGEKANKITGDRFPKETQDMLLKYRVVLKGPLETPIGKGWKSINVAIRLMLDLYANIRPVKYIEGLESPLKHPEKVDMIIFRENTDDLYRGIEFPYDSEEAKKIRKFLREELKVDIEDDTGIGLKVMSKFKTQRITRLALNYALQNSRKKVTVMHKGNVMKYTEGSFREWAYEVALNEYRDKIVTEEEINRGVNSEGKVILNDRIADNMLQQIIIRPDEYDIILAPNVNGDYISDAAGALIGNIGMLGGANIGDTGGMFEAIHGTAPKYAGKNVANPTGIIKSCELMLYFMGWSEAARLIEKAINESIKQKKVTQDIARYLGITPLGTKEYTDTLVQIMDSF
- a CDS encoding cob(I)yrinic acid a,c-diamide adenosyltransferase; amino-acid sequence: MIMWYTGSGDSGKTRLPSGGEVWKDEDLVVALGDLDELNSSLGVVISLYPDIKEVLEAVQFDIFELSSEIAGFEMNFDEEKVKHVEKLIEEYSKTLEPIKNFVLPGGHIASSSLHLSRAICRRAERSIVRLLKTNRAKQIHEKYLNRLSTLLFILALYVNKKTNNPNVLWRKSIRH